In one Acetomicrobium sp. S15 = DSM 107314 genomic region, the following are encoded:
- a CDS encoding M20 family metallopeptidase, producing the protein MEPFISQDEMITLLSDLVHIYSPYFREEGAVEYAYAWLKKNNLPAELHHFSEDKITHFRGANVIGRLSGDKDGPTVLLNGHLDTVEICDGWTKDPLGAELIGDRMYGVGVLDMKAGCAAILLALRAFARNTKRFCGSVVYTLVSDEEGPYGLGTDALIRDGLTDGIDVAIVLEPSSAFTDSAFPTLCLGARGGWKYTVTVKGKASHGATPEKGINAVSEAAKIVLEIEKSELRGHERLGPGSICVLEFHGGGYPLSVPDVASFSVFRHTTLGETKDDIKREVEKAIARAEIKAEAFMAFREAPNEGCDGFEAYIVPTDDPYAVSFKESAFSVTGKPVSISYFNSLGDFNYLASRAKLPTLIFGPSGSNYHSPDEYVEVESALQTANILYHFLCSVLCGQEERTKRERRG; encoded by the coding sequence GTGGAGCCCTTTATCTCTCAAGATGAAATGATAACGCTTCTCTCCGACTTAGTGCACATTTATTCCCCCTACTTTCGCGAAGAGGGCGCAGTAGAATATGCTTATGCTTGGCTTAAGAAAAATAACCTTCCAGCCGAATTACATCATTTCAGTGAAGACAAAATTACGCACTTTCGCGGCGCAAACGTCATAGGAAGGCTCTCCGGCGATAAAGATGGCCCTACTGTGCTCCTCAACGGGCACCTCGACACCGTAGAGATCTGCGATGGTTGGACGAAAGATCCCTTGGGGGCTGAACTGATAGGAGACAGGATGTACGGTGTTGGAGTTTTGGACATGAAGGCAGGGTGCGCAGCCATACTTTTAGCCCTTCGGGCATTCGCCAGAAACACGAAGAGGTTTTGCGGCTCCGTTGTATACACCTTGGTATCGGATGAAGAGGGTCCGTATGGTTTGGGCACAGATGCCCTGATCCGCGATGGGCTAACTGACGGTATAGATGTAGCTATAGTGCTTGAACCGAGCAGCGCCTTCACCGATAGCGCCTTCCCCACCCTCTGTTTGGGCGCCAGGGGCGGATGGAAATACACGGTAACCGTGAAGGGGAAAGCCTCCCACGGCGCCACTCCTGAAAAGGGCATAAATGCTGTCAGCGAAGCGGCAAAGATAGTCTTGGAGATAGAAAAAAGCGAACTCCGTGGGCACGAAAGACTGGGACCGGGGAGCATCTGTGTGCTCGAATTCCACGGTGGCGGCTATCCGTTGTCGGTTCCGGACGTGGCGTCTTTTTCTGTGTTCAGGCATACCACCCTGGGAGAGACGAAAGATGACATAAAAAGAGAAGTAGAGAAAGCGATAGCCAGAGCTGAGATAAAAGCAGAAGCTTTTATGGCCTTTAGAGAAGCCCCCAATGAGGGCTGTGACGGATTCGAGGCCTATATCGTGCCGACTGATGATCCGTATGCTGTGTCGTTTAAAGAAAGCGCATTCTCGGTGACGGGCAAGCCCGTCTCTATTTCTTACTTCAACAGCCTGGGCGATTTCAACTACTTGGCTAGCCGCGCTAAATTGCCTACGTTAATCTTTGGTCCGTCGGGCAGCAATTATCATTCGCCGGACGAATACGTAGAGGTCGAGAGCGCCCTTCAAACTGCCAACATCCTGTATCATTTCCTATGTAGCGTTCTCTGCGGACAAGAAGAGAGGACAAAAAGAGAGAGGAGGGGTTAA
- a CDS encoding sodium:solute symporter family protein yields the protein MGMLHAIDVVIIAIYFLCLIAIGYYVMISKKTTGETESFLAADRNMGIIRTTGSCAATDIGGGFSIAMGGLGFSLGFSGSWLMAVSAISAVLAAFLMVPKVKRWADRVKGLTTGDLFAARFDSRTGLMAAILVGLSWFTFVGGQVIAGAKLVSGVLGLPVTLTIVVAGAVILTYTAMGGLKAVMSTDVLQVITLLVGIILIAVPIGFFRVGGINGLVEKLSASPESAMLLDWGAVSWKEAVGWFLSIFPVWFISIATVQRVIAAKDERTAKLGVFLTGFPIEWPLFAIGTTTLIGMFARALLPDLADPEFATPALITAILPVGLTGLVVAAYIAAVLSTADSCLVGSVAIFVNDIYWKLVNPSASDRELIKASRIATIVLGILAIGLAYMVPRIIELVLYAYTFGAAGLFFPMLALLFWKRATAAGAFWSILLGGGSAVLWTIAGQPYGLSGSYAGWIVSFVTLVVVSLKTDHVPEEQLELFFSRE from the coding sequence ATGGGAATGTTACACGCTATAGATGTGGTAATAATAGCGATCTATTTTCTTTGTCTTATAGCTATAGGTTATTATGTCATGATATCCAAGAAAACAACTGGAGAAACGGAGTCATTCTTGGCAGCCGACAGAAACATGGGCATCATCAGGACGACTGGCTCCTGCGCGGCTACGGATATAGGGGGCGGCTTTAGCATAGCGATGGGCGGTTTGGGTTTTTCGTTGGGCTTTTCTGGGTCGTGGCTCATGGCGGTATCAGCCATCAGCGCTGTCTTGGCCGCGTTTTTGATGGTTCCCAAGGTAAAGCGATGGGCCGATCGAGTCAAGGGTCTCACCACAGGTGATTTGTTTGCTGCGCGCTTCGATAGTCGAACCGGCCTAATGGCTGCTATCCTTGTGGGTCTTTCCTGGTTCACCTTCGTAGGCGGCCAAGTCATAGCGGGCGCTAAGCTCGTTTCCGGCGTTCTCGGTCTGCCCGTTACGCTTACCATCGTAGTAGCGGGTGCGGTAATTTTGACGTACACCGCTATGGGCGGCCTGAAGGCCGTCATGTCGACGGATGTCCTTCAAGTTATAACCCTCCTCGTTGGTATTATTCTGATCGCTGTACCCATCGGTTTTTTTAGAGTGGGAGGGATCAACGGTTTAGTGGAAAAATTATCAGCTTCTCCTGAAAGCGCGATGCTTTTGGATTGGGGAGCTGTAAGTTGGAAAGAGGCAGTAGGGTGGTTTTTGTCCATATTTCCGGTATGGTTCATATCCATCGCCACGGTACAACGGGTTATAGCAGCTAAGGATGAAAGAACGGCAAAGTTGGGGGTTTTCCTGACGGGCTTTCCTATAGAATGGCCGCTCTTTGCCATAGGCACGACGACGTTGATCGGCATGTTTGCAAGGGCCCTATTGCCCGACCTCGCCGATCCTGAATTCGCTACGCCGGCTCTGATAACTGCCATCTTACCTGTTGGCCTTACTGGTTTGGTCGTGGCGGCTTATATAGCGGCTGTGCTCTCCACCGCTGACTCTTGTCTCGTGGGCTCCGTGGCCATATTCGTAAACGATATATATTGGAAGCTCGTAAATCCCAGCGCCAGCGATAGGGAATTGATCAAAGCAAGCAGGATTGCCACGATAGTGTTGGGTATTTTGGCGATTGGCTTGGCTTATATGGTTCCGCGCATTATCGAGTTAGTTCTTTATGCTTACACCTTTGGGGCAGCTGGCCTCTTTTTCCCTATGCTCGCGTTACTCTTTTGGAAGAGGGCTACTGCAGCTGGAGCTTTCTGGAGTATATTGCTTGGTGGCGGGTCTGCGGTCCTTTGGACGATCGCTGGACAACCTTACGGCCTTTCGGGATCGTACGCTGGTTGGATAGTATCGTTTGTGACGCTGGTTGTTGTCTCTCTTAAAACCGACCATGTTCCCGAAGAACAGCTAGAGCTCTTCTTTTCGAGGGAATAA
- a CDS encoding response regulator transcription factor, translating into MAIRVILADDHPLTREGLRSYLEHESDIQLVGEAADGIAAWNLIERELPDVALLDIRMPGEDGISLARKVRERKLPVAVLMLTTYDAQQYVLAALRAGAKGYVLKTATPDDLIQAIRTVASGGVYLDREVSSSVKAVDFMPESLSPREQEVLLLAGRGLSSKEVASQLIISERTVQTHLASIYDKLGARNKTEALLLALKYGVVTLEDLLE; encoded by the coding sequence ATGGCAATTAGAGTCATTTTGGCTGACGATCACCCTCTCACCAGAGAGGGGCTCAGGTCATATCTTGAGCATGAAAGCGATATTCAGCTCGTCGGAGAAGCTGCAGACGGTATAGCCGCTTGGAATTTGATCGAGCGCGAGCTGCCGGATGTGGCCCTTTTGGATATTCGCATGCCCGGGGAAGACGGCATTTCCCTAGCGAGAAAAGTTAGAGAAAGGAAGTTGCCGGTAGCTGTATTGATGCTCACCACTTACGATGCCCAACAGTATGTGCTCGCCGCGCTCAGAGCTGGAGCAAAGGGGTACGTACTTAAGACCGCTACCCCTGACGATCTCATTCAGGCAATCCGCACGGTGGCATCCGGCGGTGTCTACTTGGATCGGGAGGTATCTTCGTCCGTCAAGGCAGTAGATTTTATGCCGGAGTCTCTGTCGCCGAGAGAGCAAGAAGTGCTGCTTTTGGCCGGAAGAGGATTATCGAGCAAAGAGGTAGCATCGCAGCTCATCATCAGCGAGCGCACTGTTCAGACCCACCTTGCTTCCATATATGACAAGTTGGGAGCGAGGAACAAAACCGAGGCACTCCTTCTGGCCTTAAAATATGGCGTCGTCACGTTGGAGGACTTACTCGAGTGA
- a CDS encoding ATP-binding protein, which produces MKRHLLVVLTLAIVLPPFAILIIAGAGLMAHERAMREVAHSYVLDLGQSVADRLTSGRAMNRLFMMPNVGMMSPFRWGLSLPGWVAIVNDEGQVLLSSSGVDVDLPRGWRSAIPLGEAVELKSRKGDTFTIAAIPMSESGLYVIAAVSWAQLLGPMLRFSRLWPVLVAITGLAGILAVLLLWRRLIAPLRALETEVGSLRWGWDLPKEDDPRSIYELQRLRQVLHQLAQSAIERMELTRRYVTDLVRVQEEEQERVAREIHDGPLQGVTALMQQIRLAVRSTSEAELKTHLAIAEKEADITVRELRALCDSLSPPWLDLGLKEALAELANRLSRSLGLEISVEMTEGCDFPRETVLALFRVAQEAINNAARHGRAKHVLVRGSIEDDELVMEVSDDGCGFNLTDDVELLRVKGHRGMANMKERIALIGGRFYVKSHPNKGTSVICRIPLARNAS; this is translated from the coding sequence GTGAAAAGGCACCTTCTGGTGGTCCTGACGCTTGCCATTGTCCTTCCTCCTTTTGCCATCCTGATCATCGCCGGTGCCGGTTTAATGGCACATGAGCGAGCCATGAGGGAAGTGGCTCACTCCTACGTCCTCGACTTGGGGCAATCGGTAGCTGATCGCCTGACTTCTGGGCGCGCCATGAACCGTTTGTTTATGATGCCAAACGTGGGCATGATGAGCCCTTTTCGATGGGGACTTTCGCTACCCGGCTGGGTAGCAATAGTTAATGACGAAGGGCAAGTGCTTTTGTCGTCGTCCGGTGTAGATGTGGACCTTCCGAGGGGATGGAGAAGTGCGATACCTTTGGGTGAGGCTGTTGAACTCAAGAGCAGAAAGGGAGACACTTTCACCATAGCTGCCATACCAATGAGCGAATCGGGACTCTATGTAATAGCTGCCGTATCCTGGGCCCAGCTTTTGGGCCCTATGTTGCGCTTTTCAAGGCTATGGCCGGTGTTAGTGGCCATAACTGGCCTGGCAGGTATATTGGCTGTCTTATTGCTCTGGCGTAGGCTAATAGCACCGCTCAGAGCATTGGAGACAGAGGTAGGAAGTCTGCGGTGGGGATGGGATTTACCCAAAGAAGATGACCCGCGGTCTATATACGAGCTTCAAAGACTTAGACAAGTGCTTCACCAGCTTGCTCAATCTGCGATAGAGAGAATGGAACTCACTCGTCGCTATGTGACGGACTTGGTACGCGTCCAAGAAGAGGAACAGGAGAGGGTTGCCAGAGAGATTCACGATGGTCCGTTGCAGGGCGTAACTGCACTCATGCAGCAGATAAGACTTGCCGTGAGGTCTACTTCAGAGGCTGAGCTGAAAACTCACTTAGCTATAGCTGAAAAGGAAGCAGATATAACGGTGCGCGAATTGCGGGCCCTTTGCGATTCACTTTCGCCACCATGGCTCGACTTAGGCTTGAAAGAAGCGCTGGCAGAGTTGGCAAACAGACTCTCTCGTTCTCTTGGCCTCGAGATATCGGTAGAAATGACAGAAGGTTGCGATTTCCCGAGGGAGACGGTGTTAGCCCTGTTTCGCGTAGCGCAGGAGGCTATCAACAACGCCGCTCGTCATGGCCGCGCTAAGCACGTCTTGGTAAGGGGTTCCATTGAGGATGACGAATTAGTTATGGAGGTTTCAGACGATGGCTGCGGGTTCAATCTCACAGACGATGTAGAATTGCTGAGGGTTAAAGGGCACAGAGGGATGGCCAACATGAAAGAACGCATTGCGCTAATCGGAGGTAGATTTTACGTCAAGTCGCATCCCAACAAAGGGACGAGCGTTATCTGTCGCATACCTTTGGCGCGCAATGCCTCCTAA
- a CDS encoding DUF2179 domain-containing protein: MNLLGLLFIFCARVLDVSLSTLRLLLLVKGKRLKAASIGFCEVSVYLVALSKVLQGGINSPWQVIAYAGGFATGNFIGSLLEERLVSGYALVEVIADGTPQALEAAELLRRAGFGTTVLRGEGRAGPRYILKIVCKRQEVDAVADVASQYGFIFISDVRNVWGGHFRIKHK; this comes from the coding sequence ATGAATCTCCTCGGTCTGCTTTTCATCTTCTGTGCCAGAGTCCTCGATGTATCGTTGAGCACTTTAAGGCTCCTCCTTTTAGTTAAGGGCAAGAGGTTAAAAGCTGCATCTATCGGTTTTTGCGAGGTGAGCGTGTACCTTGTAGCCCTCTCTAAGGTGTTGCAGGGCGGTATAAATAGCCCGTGGCAGGTCATAGCGTACGCCGGAGGTTTTGCCACGGGAAACTTTATAGGGTCTCTGCTCGAGGAACGCCTCGTATCCGGTTATGCGCTAGTGGAGGTGATTGCTGACGGGACACCACAGGCATTGGAAGCAGCAGAGCTCCTGCGGCGTGCTGGCTTTGGCACGACCGTATTACGCGGAGAAGGAAGAGCAGGACCTCGCTATATCCTGAAAATCGTATGCAAGAGACAGGAGGTAGACGCGGTGGCTGATGTGGCGTCGCAATACGGCTTCATATTTATTTCCGACGTCAGAAATGTATGGGGCGGGCACTTCCGCATCAAGCATAAATGA
- the tyrS gene encoding tyrosine--tRNA ligase encodes MSVNVLKVLEERGLLEWCSDPQGLGELFDSQMVTGYIGFDPTADSLHVGHLIPIMGLAWLQRLGHKPIAIAGGGTGLIGDPSGKKSERPLLSLEDVERNIASIQGQLARFLDFECGKNSALMINNYDWLGQLKLLEFLRDVGKHFTINYMISREYVKSRLEDPERSISYTEFSYMLLQAYDFYHLCKNYDCRLQMGGNDQQGNIIAGIELIRKKIGVTAYGITYPLLLSSSGEKFGKSEGGAVWLSSERTTPYRFYQFWVNTDDRDVERLLKIYTFLPLEDIEEVISAHREHPEDRKAQKLLAMEVTSTVHGAQASVTAKRVSEILFGGDYDISDLTDDVLIMLSQEIPSGVVNSPLPIAVIDLMAESGAVLSKGEARRLIRGGGLYINGERVTEESAQVDERDFISGKFLLLRLGKKRFFMVRRST; translated from the coding sequence ATGTCCGTTAACGTTTTGAAAGTTTTGGAAGAGCGCGGTCTCTTAGAATGGTGTAGCGATCCGCAAGGGCTTGGCGAGCTTTTTGATAGCCAGATGGTAACCGGATATATAGGCTTTGACCCCACTGCAGACAGCCTGCATGTGGGGCACCTCATACCTATAATGGGTTTGGCTTGGCTCCAGCGCCTTGGACACAAGCCTATTGCCATTGCCGGTGGGGGTACCGGTCTAATAGGTGATCCTTCAGGGAAAAAGAGCGAGCGCCCTCTCCTTTCTCTGGAAGACGTAGAGCGAAACATAGCCTCCATTCAAGGACAACTTGCGCGTTTTTTGGATTTCGAGTGCGGTAAAAACTCGGCCCTCATGATCAATAATTACGACTGGTTGGGCCAACTCAAGCTCTTGGAATTTCTGCGCGATGTCGGCAAGCACTTCACGATTAATTACATGATATCCAGAGAATACGTTAAAAGTCGTTTAGAAGACCCTGAGCGCTCGATCTCCTACACTGAATTTTCTTATATGCTCTTGCAGGCTTATGATTTTTATCACCTCTGCAAAAATTATGACTGCAGGCTTCAGATGGGCGGAAATGACCAGCAGGGCAACATCATCGCAGGCATAGAGCTTATACGCAAGAAGATCGGCGTTACTGCTTACGGAATAACTTATCCGCTCTTGCTTTCGTCTTCCGGTGAAAAATTTGGCAAAAGCGAAGGAGGAGCGGTGTGGCTTTCTTCTGAGCGCACGACTCCCTATCGCTTTTACCAGTTTTGGGTAAATACCGATGACAGAGATGTGGAAAGGCTGCTTAAAATTTATACGTTTTTGCCGCTCGAAGATATAGAGGAAGTGATAAGCGCGCATCGTGAGCATCCAGAAGACAGAAAGGCTCAGAAACTCCTCGCCATGGAGGTTACGTCTACCGTCCATGGAGCGCAGGCCTCTGTTACAGCTAAGAGGGTAAGCGAAATACTCTTCGGCGGAGATTACGACATCAGTGATTTGACGGACGATGTACTCATTATGCTGTCTCAAGAAATACCCTCAGGAGTGGTAAATAGCCCACTTCCGATAGCTGTGATAGATTTGATGGCAGAGAGCGGGGCCGTCCTTAGCAAAGGGGAGGCGCGCAGGCTGATCCGAGGTGGCGGACTCTACATCAATGGCGAGAGGGTAACGGAAGAATCCGCACAGGTGGACGAGAGGGACTTTATTTCCGGAAAATTCCTATTGCTCCGTTTGGGAAAGAAGCGCTTTTTCATGGTGAGACGATCCACTTGA